In a genomic window of Nocardiopsis mwathae:
- a CDS encoding type II CAAX endopeptidase family protein — MRNTPPPPGSSWQPDPRQSGGRETSANPDEQAWAWPPGTPAASAQPAQAWAWPPPAERCRPPRPSGPALPRPGSAYHRMGHTWRHRWWIPIVAFIFAAALYLLVQTIMGVAAAIIAALHGHRFSPESPLGATVPDLVFLLVTISLMTPVVMLAVRLIQRRPVGTLISVEGRMRWRWLLVCMLAALPVLAVFTAALYVLQRLTAPGEAFVADFGGGAAFIPALVAIVLLVPFQASAEEFALRGFLLQLVGGYGAEPGERRGDGAWAAFLRTPVLGIIITTAVFTSLHEYTGWGLVNVALLGAGLAWLTWYTGGLEAAIALHVLHNMLVFSISAYEGTLDAAARGPGSWEGVVGTAVEVGLFILVVVWLVRRLGIRRTAPGDAAESLPGAPPRGPAPSRPLRPRPGGPAPGLGGRGTPGAAGLSGSQGTMGGHAHPPPADPGTP; from the coding sequence ATGAGAAATACGCCGCCACCGCCTGGTTCGTCCTGGCAGCCCGATCCGCGGCAGTCCGGCGGACGGGAGACGTCAGCGAACCCGGACGAACAGGCGTGGGCATGGCCGCCCGGGACTCCGGCGGCCAGTGCCCAGCCCGCCCAGGCCTGGGCATGGCCGCCACCGGCGGAGCGGTGCCGACCGCCCCGGCCGTCGGGCCCGGCGCTGCCCCGGCCCGGCAGCGCCTACCACCGGATGGGGCACACCTGGCGGCACCGCTGGTGGATCCCGATCGTGGCGTTCATCTTCGCGGCCGCGCTCTACCTGCTCGTGCAGACCATCATGGGCGTCGCGGCCGCCATCATCGCGGCGCTCCACGGGCACCGCTTCAGCCCCGAGTCGCCGCTCGGCGCCACCGTCCCCGACCTGGTGTTCCTGCTGGTCACCATCTCCCTGATGACGCCGGTGGTGATGCTGGCGGTGCGGCTGATCCAGCGGCGGCCGGTCGGCACGCTGATCTCGGTCGAAGGGCGGATGCGCTGGCGCTGGCTGCTCGTGTGCATGCTGGCCGCCCTCCCGGTGCTGGCGGTGTTCACCGCCGCGCTGTACGTCCTGCAGCGGCTGACCGCCCCCGGCGAGGCGTTCGTCGCCGACTTCGGCGGGGGAGCCGCGTTCATCCCCGCCCTGGTGGCGATCGTGCTGCTGGTCCCGTTCCAAGCCTCGGCCGAGGAGTTCGCGCTGCGCGGCTTCCTGCTGCAGCTGGTCGGCGGCTACGGCGCCGAGCCCGGCGAGCGGCGCGGCGACGGGGCGTGGGCGGCGTTCCTGCGCACACCCGTCCTCGGCATCATCATCACCACCGCGGTCTTCACCTCCCTGCACGAGTACACCGGCTGGGGGCTGGTCAACGTCGCCCTCCTCGGCGCCGGGCTGGCCTGGCTGACCTGGTACACCGGCGGGCTGGAGGCGGCGATCGCGCTGCACGTGCTGCACAACATGCTGGTCTTCTCCATCAGCGCCTACGAGGGGACGCTCGACGCCGCCGCCCGTGGCCCCGGGTCGTGGGAGGGCGTGGTCGGTACGGCCGTGGAGGTCGGCCTGTTCATCCTCGTCGTGGTGTGGCTGGTGCGCCGACTGGGCATCCGGCGCACCGCGCCCGGCGACGCCGCGGAATCCCTGCCGGGCGCTCCGCCCCGGGGACCCGCCCCGAGCCGGCCTCTCCGGCCCCGGCCGGGCGGCCCCGCCCCCGGTCTCGGCGGCCGCGGCACCCCCGGAGCAGCGGGGCTGTCCGGCTCTCAGGGCACCATGGGCGGGCACGCCCACCCGCCGCCCGCCGACCCCGGTACGCCGTAG
- a CDS encoding RNA polymerase sigma-70 factor, translated as MNTVDSAERRADGTDGTDGTAVFERYRRLLFTVAYDMLGSVADAEDCVQEAWIRWTGGDRSDVADPKGYLVRITANLSLNRLRAARSRRESYVGPWLPEPLVTAPDVADEVERADEVSYAMLVVLETLNPVERAVFVLREVFGVPHAEIAEAVGKSEAAVRQLAHRAREHVHARRPRHTAGPDERRRLTERFLAACSEGDVAGLKELLAADAIVLTDGGGKAAAAVRPLFGADRCARFMAGIGPRFQEQRWLVAWAEVNGAPGIVFRDAEGHVEAVALVEVTDGAITEVLMVRNPDKLTHLRRLMADTAGRGAGHGHDGGIGE; from the coding sequence GTGAACACGGTCGACTCGGCCGAGCGGAGGGCCGACGGCACCGACGGCACCGACGGCACCGCGGTCTTCGAGCGCTACCGGCGGCTGCTGTTCACCGTCGCCTACGACATGCTGGGCAGCGTCGCCGACGCGGAGGACTGCGTACAGGAGGCGTGGATCCGCTGGACCGGGGGTGACCGGTCCGATGTGGCCGACCCGAAGGGCTACCTGGTCCGGATCACCGCCAACCTCAGCCTCAACCGGCTGCGCGCGGCGCGCAGCCGGCGCGAGTCCTACGTCGGCCCGTGGCTGCCCGAGCCGCTGGTCACCGCGCCCGACGTCGCCGACGAGGTGGAGCGGGCCGACGAGGTCTCCTACGCGATGCTGGTGGTCCTGGAGACGCTGAACCCGGTCGAGCGTGCCGTGTTCGTACTGCGCGAGGTGTTCGGGGTGCCGCACGCCGAGATCGCCGAGGCCGTCGGCAAGTCGGAGGCGGCCGTGCGCCAGCTCGCCCACCGGGCGCGGGAGCACGTGCACGCCCGCCGCCCCCGCCACACCGCGGGGCCCGACGAGCGGCGCCGCCTGACCGAACGGTTCCTGGCCGCCTGCTCGGAGGGTGACGTGGCCGGGCTGAAGGAGCTGCTCGCGGCGGACGCCATCGTCCTCACCGACGGCGGTGGCAAGGCCGCGGCGGCGGTCCGCCCGCTGTTCGGCGCCGACCGGTGCGCCCGCTTCATGGCCGGGATCGGCCCCCGGTTCCAGGAGCAACGGTGGCTGGTGGCCTGGGCCGAGGTCAACGGCGCGCCGGGCATCGTCTTCCGCGACGCGGAGGGCCACGTGGAGGCCGTCGCCCTGGTGGAGGTCACCGACGGCGCCATCACCGAGGTGCTGATGGTCCGCAACCCGGACAAGCTGACGCACCTACGGCGGCTGATGGCGGACACGGCCGGGCGGGGCGCCGGACACGGGCACGACGGAGGCATCGGTGAGTAG
- a CDS encoding carboxymuconolactone decarboxylase family protein: MARISLEPPRTLLNRLLMPLARRRFGMVPDPGKAMAHNGRVLVTDLLNETGVATWKRLDPTLKALAVTASAARIGCSWCMDFGYWEHTHRGLDPAKLRAVPQWRDSDLFGPLERRVMEYAEAMSADPMETTDAMVAELLAELGEAALVELTAIVAVENRRSRFNHALGLTSQGFTDTCEVAQAVPHARQEEQA; the protein is encoded by the coding sequence ATGGCCCGCATCTCACTGGAACCGCCCCGAACCCTGCTCAACCGCCTGCTGATGCCCCTGGCCCGGCGCCGCTTCGGCATGGTCCCCGACCCGGGGAAGGCCATGGCGCACAACGGGCGGGTCCTCGTCACCGATCTCCTGAACGAGACGGGTGTGGCGACGTGGAAGCGCCTCGATCCGACGCTCAAGGCGCTCGCGGTCACCGCGTCGGCGGCGCGCATCGGCTGCTCCTGGTGCATGGACTTCGGCTACTGGGAGCACACCCACCGGGGCCTCGACCCCGCCAAGCTGCGCGCGGTCCCGCAGTGGCGCGACAGCGACCTGTTCGGCCCGCTGGAGCGGCGGGTGATGGAGTACGCGGAGGCGATGAGCGCCGACCCGATGGAGACCACCGACGCGATGGTCGCCGAGCTGCTCGCCGAACTGGGCGAGGCCGCACTGGTCGAGCTGACCGCGATCGTCGCCGTGGAGAACCGGAGGTCGCGGTTCAACCACGCCCTCGGGCTCACCAGCCAGGGGTTCACGGACACCTGCGAGGTGGCGCAGGCGGTACCGCACGCACGACAGGAGGAACAGGCGTGA
- a CDS encoding Mrp/NBP35 family ATP-binding protein gives MSSTPTTEQVHAALATVQDPEIRRPITDLDMVKSVEIADGGVVNVGIYLTVAGCPMKGRIEKDVTEAVSTVDGVTAVRVELDVMSDEQRKALQTKLRGGQAEKEIPFAKPNSLTKVFAVASGKGGVGKSSVTVNLAAALAEQGHKVGVVDADIYGHSVPRMLGVSEHPTKVEDMIMPPSAHDIKVISVGMFTQGNQPVVWRGPMLHRALQQFLADVFWGDLDVLLMDLPPGTGDIAISVAQLLPNAEILVVTTPQQAAAEVAERAGAISAQTHQRVAGVIENMSYFVAPGSDERTYLFGEGGGRTVAEGLTRSLGAQVPLLGQVPLDMRMREGGDEGEPLVLTDPESEAGGVLRRIAEDLVGKPRGLSGMQLGITPAGR, from the coding sequence ATGTCCTCCACACCCACCACCGAGCAGGTGCACGCGGCCCTGGCGACCGTCCAGGACCCCGAGATCCGTCGTCCCATCACCGACCTCGACATGGTCAAGAGTGTCGAGATCGCCGACGGCGGCGTCGTGAACGTCGGCATCTACCTCACGGTGGCCGGTTGTCCCATGAAGGGGCGGATCGAGAAGGACGTCACCGAGGCCGTCTCCACGGTCGACGGCGTCACCGCGGTGCGGGTCGAACTCGACGTCATGAGCGACGAGCAGCGCAAGGCGCTGCAGACCAAGCTGCGCGGCGGGCAGGCCGAGAAGGAGATCCCCTTCGCCAAGCCGAACTCGCTGACCAAGGTCTTCGCGGTCGCTTCCGGCAAGGGCGGTGTGGGCAAGTCCTCGGTGACCGTGAACCTCGCCGCCGCTCTGGCGGAGCAGGGCCACAAGGTGGGCGTGGTCGACGCCGACATCTACGGCCACTCGGTGCCGCGCATGCTGGGTGTGTCCGAGCACCCGACCAAGGTCGAGGACATGATCATGCCGCCGTCGGCGCATGACATCAAGGTCATCTCCGTGGGCATGTTCACCCAGGGCAACCAGCCGGTGGTGTGGCGCGGCCCGATGCTGCACCGCGCGCTCCAGCAGTTCCTCGCCGACGTGTTCTGGGGCGACCTGGACGTGCTGCTGATGGACCTGCCCCCGGGCACCGGCGACATCGCGATCTCCGTGGCCCAGCTGCTGCCGAACGCCGAGATCCTCGTCGTGACCACGCCGCAGCAGGCCGCGGCCGAGGTCGCCGAGCGCGCCGGCGCGATCTCCGCGCAGACCCACCAGCGTGTGGCGGGTGTCATCGAGAACATGTCGTACTTCGTGGCCCCCGGCAGTGACGAGCGCACCTACCTCTTCGGCGAGGGCGGCGGCCGGACGGTCGCCGAGGGCCTCACCCGGTCGCTGGGCGCCCAGGTGCCGCTGCTCGGCCAGGTCCCGCTCGACATGCGGATGCGCGAGGGCGGCGACGAGGGCGAGCCGCTGGTGCTGACCGACCCCGAATCCGAGGCCGGCGGCGTGCTCCGCCGGATCGCCGAGGACCTGGTCGGCAAGCCGCGCGGGCTGTCCGGCATGCAGCTGGGCATCACCCCGGCCGGCCGCTGA
- a CDS encoding nucleoside deaminase, translated as MTGTDTRSTAATARYRDWLRIAVEEAEAGLAEGGIPIGAALIGRDGRVLGRGRNRRVQDGDPSVHGETAAFRNAGRQRSYAGTTMVTTLSPCWYCSGLVRQFGISRVVIGESTTFTGGHDWLAEHGVEVVVIDDPRCVELMTGFIAAHPELWHEDIGEDGTGA; from the coding sequence ATGACCGGAACCGACACCCGGAGCACCGCTGCCACTGCGCGCTACCGCGACTGGCTGCGGATCGCCGTCGAGGAGGCCGAGGCCGGACTCGCGGAGGGCGGTATCCCCATCGGGGCCGCGCTGATCGGCCGCGACGGCAGGGTGCTGGGACGCGGCCGCAACCGCAGGGTGCAGGACGGCGATCCGTCCGTGCACGGCGAGACCGCGGCGTTCCGCAACGCCGGTCGGCAGCGCTCCTATGCCGGGACGACGATGGTGACCACGCTGTCGCCGTGCTGGTACTGCAGCGGCCTGGTGCGGCAGTTCGGCATCTCCCGCGTGGTCATCGGCGAGTCCACCACGTTCACCGGGGGCCACGACTGGCTGGCCGAGCACGGGGTGGAGGTCGTCGTCATCGACGACCCGCGCTGCGTGGAGCTGATGACCGGCTTCATCGCGGCCCACCCCGAGCTGTGGCACGAGGACATCGGCGAGGACGGCACCGGGGCCTGA
- a CDS encoding S1C family serine protease: MHLPAPQRRRRTVPVWSVVLVVALVAVAAAGVGGAVGAQVGLSNGESAAAGGPSLNDPPPTGAPSRAPDTIAGVAQRVSPSVVSIQASGPGLSGNGSGFVIEGDHVVTNNHVSSALERGGIEVVYSDGHTSGADVVGSAPSADLAVLKLKDPIDVEALEFGDSDQVTVGDEVIAIGAPLGLAGTVTTGIISAVDRPVTVGEEGQETFINALQTDAAINPGNSGGPLVDAQGRVIGVNSAIATMGAMPGEQSGSIGLGFAIPSSQTERVVNELIENGDIRQAVIGAVLDMRFGQDGAPIVSDEQAGGDAVVPDGPADKAGLKAGDLIVEFDGRKVSDSTELRLLLSQKQPGDKVEVAYERDGEKRTTTITLGEAKD; the protein is encoded by the coding sequence ATGCACCTGCCCGCCCCGCAGCGCCGACGCCGCACCGTGCCGGTCTGGTCCGTTGTACTCGTGGTCGCGCTGGTCGCCGTGGCCGCAGCCGGCGTCGGCGGCGCCGTCGGCGCCCAGGTGGGACTGAGCAACGGCGAGTCCGCAGCGGCCGGCGGCCCGTCGCTCAACGACCCGCCCCCCACGGGCGCCCCGAGCCGTGCCCCCGACACCATCGCCGGAGTCGCCCAGCGGGTCAGTCCCAGCGTCGTCTCCATCCAGGCCAGCGGCCCCGGGCTGAGCGGCAACGGTTCGGGCTTCGTCATCGAGGGCGACCACGTCGTCACCAACAACCACGTCTCCTCGGCACTGGAGCGCGGCGGCATCGAGGTCGTCTACAGCGACGGGCACACCAGCGGCGCCGACGTCGTCGGCTCGGCGCCCAGCGCCGACCTGGCGGTGCTCAAGCTGAAGGACCCCATCGACGTCGAGGCCCTGGAGTTCGGCGACTCCGACCAGGTCACGGTGGGGGACGAGGTCATCGCGATCGGCGCTCCGCTCGGCTTGGCCGGGACCGTCACCACCGGCATCATCAGCGCCGTGGACCGGCCGGTCACCGTCGGCGAGGAGGGCCAGGAGACGTTCATCAACGCGCTGCAGACCGACGCCGCCATCAACCCGGGCAACTCGGGCGGGCCGCTGGTCGACGCGCAGGGCCGCGTCATCGGCGTGAACTCGGCGATCGCCACCATGGGCGCGATGCCCGGCGAGCAGAGCGGCAGCATCGGGCTGGGCTTCGCGATCCCGTCGTCCCAGACCGAGCGGGTCGTCAACGAGCTCATCGAGAACGGCGACATACGCCAGGCCGTGATCGGCGCTGTCCTGGACATGCGCTTCGGCCAGGACGGCGCGCCGATCGTCTCCGACGAGCAGGCCGGCGGCGACGCGGTGGTCCCGGACGGCCCGGCGGACAAGGCGGGCCTGAAGGCGGGGGACCTGATCGTGGAGTTCGACGGCCGGAAGGTCTCCGACTCCACCGAGCTGCGGCTGCTCCTCTCCCAGAAGCAGCCGGGCGACAAGGTCGAGGTCGCCTACGAGCGCGACGGCGAGAAGCGCACCACCACCATCACCCTCGGCGAAGCCAAGGACTGA
- a CDS encoding sigma-E factor regulatory protein RseB domain-containing protein, with product MSGEDRWRPPALVLVLLALLILVPVTAASSSRAGQAPPDGDDDGMAWLRRAAKAAHETSYAGVQAVTSGTGPEAETRVVQVVHRAGSGTEYGGPPGTTGAAPVVVAPSSTLLEMDGKLLRALADNYRVTRAGSGTICGRAATVVEARRANDTVAGRFWIDDTTGLPLRREVRDAAGRIAHSTEFTEFRTDVGADAAPMSAHHAWPWTAVASGEEPRGDGWPVPDHLDWDLRLIEVWSKGEAEDRVLHLSYSDGLSVVSVFVQRGRLDHESGGTGDGLTAVVEGGGTVLVDDAGQRRRVWEADGFVFTVLADAPEETVAAAVGGLPGPDGSGFWSRVARGFERIGSWPGA from the coding sequence GTGAGCGGCGAGGACCGATGGCGCCCTCCGGCCCTTGTGCTGGTCCTGCTGGCGCTGCTGATCCTGGTGCCGGTGACCGCCGCCTCGTCGTCCCGGGCGGGGCAGGCGCCACCGGACGGTGACGATGACGGGATGGCGTGGCTGCGCCGCGCGGCCAAGGCGGCCCACGAGACCTCCTACGCGGGCGTCCAGGCGGTGACCTCCGGGACCGGCCCCGAGGCGGAGACCCGCGTCGTCCAGGTGGTGCACCGGGCGGGAAGCGGCACCGAGTACGGCGGCCCGCCCGGCACGACCGGGGCCGCGCCCGTGGTGGTGGCGCCCTCGTCGACCCTGCTGGAGATGGACGGCAAGCTGCTGCGCGCCCTGGCCGACAACTACCGGGTCACCCGCGCCGGAAGCGGCACCATCTGCGGCCGGGCGGCGACCGTCGTGGAGGCGCGGCGCGCCAACGACACGGTCGCCGGGCGCTTCTGGATCGACGACACCACCGGGCTGCCGCTGCGCCGGGAAGTCCGTGACGCGGCCGGGCGGATCGCCCACTCCACCGAGTTCACCGAATTCCGGACCGATGTCGGCGCGGACGCCGCCCCCATGTCGGCGCACCACGCGTGGCCGTGGACCGCCGTCGCCTCGGGCGAGGAGCCGCGCGGGGACGGCTGGCCCGTGCCCGACCACCTGGACTGGGATCTCCGGCTGATCGAGGTGTGGTCGAAGGGCGAGGCCGAGGACCGGGTCCTGCACCTGTCCTATTCCGATGGGCTGTCGGTGGTGTCCGTGTTCGTCCAGCGTGGGCGGCTCGATCACGAATCGGGGGGAACCGGGGACGGGCTGACCGCCGTCGTAGAGGGGGGCGGCACCGTCCTCGTCGATGACGCGGGGCAGCGGCGCCGTGTCTGGGAAGCCGACGGATTCGTCTTCACCGTGCTGGCCGACGCCCCCGAGGAGACGGTCGCGGCGGCGGTCGGGGGCCTTCCGGGCCCGGACGGGAGCGGGTTCTGGTCCCGGGTGGCGCGCGGGTTCGAGCGGATCGGCTCCTGGCCGGGCGCCTAG
- a CDS encoding zf-HC2 domain-containing protein, which produces MDHLGERLSALVDGELGEAERDRALIHLASCESCRFEAEMMRRLKRRLHGLDEPAPSTDFMGRLSALNGPPPAEPPAGPPLGGTTPGGGPGVLSRPLGSRAPLGADPLPSPASGALGATTGPAPAPSASSALRELRRRRGAEPLSVLRPGWPGARFAVAGVSVVALTLGTAFVAGGDEQPAPVVRPALEDFAVEHAVTARQGALPGATAPAPASTPAGVDAVVRAPVSGPAPDAPGPDAPRPR; this is translated from the coding sequence ATGGACCACTTGGGGGAACGGCTGTCAGCTCTCGTCGACGGCGAACTGGGGGAGGCCGAGCGCGACCGCGCGCTGATCCATCTGGCCTCCTGCGAGTCCTGCCGCTTCGAGGCCGAGATGATGCGCCGACTCAAGCGGCGCCTGCACGGGCTCGACGAACCCGCGCCCTCCACCGACTTCATGGGGCGCCTGTCCGCACTGAACGGACCGCCGCCCGCGGAACCACCCGCGGGGCCGCCGCTCGGGGGCACGACCCCCGGAGGCGGCCCCGGCGTCCTCAGTCGGCCGCTGGGTAGCCGCGCCCCGCTCGGCGCGGACCCGCTGCCCTCCCCGGCATCCGGCGCGCTCGGTGCGACCACCGGACCCGCTCCCGCGCCCTCTGCCTCCTCCGCCCTGCGGGAGCTGCGCAGACGGCGCGGTGCCGAGCCGCTGTCGGTCCTGCGCCCGGGGTGGCCGGGCGCGCGCTTCGCCGTCGCCGGCGTCTCCGTGGTCGCGCTGACCCTGGGGACGGCCTTCGTCGCGGGGGGCGACGAGCAGCCGGCTCCGGTCGTCAGGCCCGCGCTGGAGGACTTCGCGGTCGAACACGCGGTCACCGCCCGCCAGGGGGCGCTCCCCGGGGCCACCGCTCCCGCGCCGGCCTCCACCCCGGCCGGCGTCGATGCGGTCGTCCGCGCTCCGGTGAGCGGCCCCGCGCCCGACGCCCCCGGACCTGATGCGCCCCGGCCCCGGTGA
- the sigE gene encoding RNA polymerase sigma factor SigE: MAGSDSAVDFEQWEPPSWDEVVRNHSARVYRLAFRLTGNQHDAEDLTQEVFIRVFRSLANYTPGTFEGWLHRITTNLFLDMARRKARIRFEGLAENADERLQGREPSPAQSYDDKHFDADIQGALDALPAEFRAPVVLCDIEGLSYEEIAATLGVKLGTVRSRIHRGRAQLRKALEHRKRIAAEEGAAHANVTQAHGWGREVE; encoded by the coding sequence GTGGCAGGCTCCGACTCTGCTGTGGATTTCGAGCAATGGGAGCCGCCCAGCTGGGACGAGGTGGTGCGGAACCACTCGGCACGCGTGTACCGCCTCGCCTTCCGCCTGACCGGCAACCAGCACGACGCCGAAGACCTCACCCAGGAGGTCTTCATCCGCGTTTTCCGCTCCCTGGCGAACTACACCCCCGGGACCTTCGAGGGTTGGCTGCACCGCATCACCACCAACCTCTTCCTCGACATGGCACGCCGCAAGGCGCGTATCCGCTTCGAAGGTCTCGCCGAGAACGCCGACGAGCGCCTCCAAGGCCGGGAACCCTCACCGGCCCAGTCGTATGACGACAAGCACTTCGACGCCGACATCCAGGGCGCCCTCGACGCGCTTCCCGCCGAGTTCCGGGCGCCCGTGGTGCTGTGCGACATCGAAGGCCTCTCCTACGAGGAGATCGCCGCCACCCTCGGGGTCAAGCTGGGGACCGTGCGCAGCCGCATCCACCGCGGCCGCGCCCAGCTGCGCAAGGCACTGGAGCACCGCAAGCGCATCGCCGCCGAGGAAGGCGCCGCCCACGCGAACGTGACACAGGCTCATGGCTGGGGCCGGGAGGTGGAGTGA
- a CDS encoding class I SAM-dependent methyltransferase yields MDSYVTEDDALSSAREAGSRTDARPISAAGGACLRFLATAIGARAVVEVGTGCGSSGIWLLRGMRPDAILTTVDVDPEYQEMARAAFRRAGFPANRARLIQGRAMDVLPRLTDGAYDMVFVDAAKEEYPRFLTEALRLLRVGGIVVFNNGLEAAPVPDGPLSVPGAQRSVREVGRLIREDESLVPLLLPVGEGLLAAIREEAS; encoded by the coding sequence ATCGATTCCTACGTCACCGAGGACGACGCCCTGTCCTCGGCCCGCGAGGCCGGGAGCCGCACGGACGCGCGCCCGATCAGCGCCGCCGGCGGAGCCTGTCTGCGCTTCCTGGCCACCGCGATCGGCGCTCGCGCGGTCGTGGAAGTGGGCACGGGGTGCGGGAGCTCCGGGATCTGGCTGCTGCGCGGCATGCGGCCGGACGCCATTCTCACCACCGTGGACGTGGACCCCGAATACCAGGAGATGGCCCGGGCCGCCTTCCGGAGGGCCGGGTTCCCCGCCAACCGCGCCCGGCTGATCCAGGGGCGCGCCATGGACGTGCTGCCCCGGCTCACCGACGGCGCCTACGACATGGTCTTCGTCGACGCGGCCAAGGAGGAGTACCCGCGTTTCCTCACCGAGGCGCTGCGCCTGCTGCGGGTCGGCGGGATCGTGGTGTTCAACAACGGGCTGGAGGCGGCGCCCGTCCCCGACGGACCGCTGAGCGTGCCCGGGGCCCAGCGGTCCGTGCGCGAGGTCGGCCGCCTGATCAGGGAGGACGAGAGCCTGGTCCCGCTGCTGCTCCCGGTCGGCGAAGGCCTCCTCGCGGCGATCCGCGAGGAGGCCTCCTGA
- a CDS encoding leucyl aminopeptidase, with translation MPFATEIRPVPGGLADSAADVVAVPVRSGDDGPVAVTAGTGHSPEEFDARLPAPLADLIAHYELTGKPGETASLAADLGGGLVRLALLGVGASSPDDLRTAGAALARLAKGRERAAVAAPSLVQEGRSGADDASGRAAALSAFTEGALLASYTFTMKSADKGPRPVGAIDLVADDGAAAEPVRRGTALARATALARDLINMPSLEKDPEWLAGRAEEIGAEAGLDVEVWDEERLEREGFGAIVAVGQGSARPPRLVRLDYRPENPTSHVVLVGKGITFDTGGLQIKPTDNMVLMKTDMSGSAIVLGVLSALGDLGARVRVTGLIPLAENSVSGSAQRPGDVITTYDGRTVEVLNTDAEGRLVMADAMAYAVAGLAPDTIVDVATLTGAAKVALGTQTGALFSSDDALAEALEAAGRTSGEPVWRMPLVEEYRDTLDSTVADLANIGTSKDYGHPGATEAALFLREFSGGLPWAHLDVAGPGRATGDDGPITKGGTGFSTRLLLHWLTAMP, from the coding sequence GTGCCTTTCGCTACGGAGATCCGCCCGGTCCCGGGCGGCCTCGCCGACTCCGCCGCCGACGTGGTGGCGGTACCCGTCCGCTCCGGTGACGACGGCCCCGTCGCGGTCACCGCCGGGACGGGCCACTCCCCGGAGGAGTTCGACGCGCGGCTTCCGGCCCCACTGGCCGACCTGATCGCGCACTACGAACTCACCGGGAAGCCCGGTGAGACGGCCTCCCTGGCGGCCGACCTCGGCGGCGGGCTGGTCCGGCTGGCCCTGCTCGGCGTCGGCGCGTCCTCGCCCGACGACCTCCGGACGGCGGGTGCCGCTCTGGCCCGCCTGGCCAAGGGGCGCGAGCGCGCCGCCGTCGCGGCCCCGTCCCTGGTCCAGGAGGGCCGGAGCGGCGCCGATGACGCGTCCGGCCGCGCGGCCGCGCTGTCCGCGTTCACCGAGGGGGCGCTGCTGGCCTCCTACACGTTCACCATGAAGTCGGCCGACAAGGGGCCGCGGCCCGTCGGTGCCATCGACCTCGTGGCGGATGACGGCGCCGCCGCCGAGCCGGTGCGGCGCGGCACGGCGCTGGCCCGGGCCACCGCTCTGGCCCGCGACCTGATCAACATGCCCTCGCTGGAGAAGGACCCGGAGTGGCTCGCCGGGCGCGCCGAGGAGATCGGTGCCGAGGCCGGCCTGGACGTCGAGGTGTGGGACGAGGAGCGGCTGGAGCGCGAGGGCTTCGGCGCGATCGTCGCCGTGGGGCAGGGCTCGGCCCGGCCGCCGCGGCTGGTGAGGCTCGACTACCGGCCCGAGAACCCGACCTCGCACGTCGTCCTCGTCGGTAAGGGCATCACGTTCGACACCGGCGGTCTGCAGATCAAGCCGACCGACAACATGGTGCTCATGAAGACCGACATGAGCGGGTCGGCGATCGTGCTGGGCGTGCTGTCGGCCCTCGGGGACCTGGGGGCGCGGGTGCGCGTCACCGGCCTGATCCCGCTGGCGGAGAACTCCGTCTCGGGCTCGGCGCAGCGTCCCGGCGACGTGATCACCACCTACGACGGGCGCACCGTCGAGGTGCTCAACACCGACGCCGAGGGTCGGCTGGTGATGGCCGACGCCATGGCCTACGCCGTCGCGGGGCTGGCTCCCGACACCATCGTCGACGTGGCCACCCTGACCGGGGCGGCGAAGGTGGCGCTGGGAACCCAGACCGGCGCGCTGTTCAGCTCCGACGACGCGCTGGCCGAGGCGCTCGAAGCCGCGGGCCGCACCTCCGGGGAACCGGTGTGGCGGATGCCGCTGGTGGAGGAGTACCGCGACACGCTCGACTCGACCGTGGCGGACCTGGCCAACATCGGCACGAGCAAGGACTACGGCCACCCCGGTGCCACGGAGGCGGCGCTGTTCCTGCGGGAGTTCTCCGGCGGCCTGCCGTGGGCGCACCTCGACGTCGCCGGGCCGGGCCGTGCCACCGGAGACGACGGTCCCATCACCAAGGGCGGCACCGGCTTCTCCACGCGGCTGCTGCTGCACTGGCTGACGGCCATGCCGTAA
- a CDS encoding DUF3117 domain-containing protein translates to MAAMKPRTGDGPMEVTKEGRGIIMRVPLEGGGRLVVELTPDEARDLKSALEGAVG, encoded by the coding sequence ATGGCGGCGATGAAGCCGAGGACCGGTGATGGTCCGATGGAGGTCACCAAGGAGGGTCGCGGCATCATCATGCGGGTCCCGCTCGAAGGCGGCGGCCGCCTCGTCGTCGAGCTCACTCCGGATGAGGCCCGCGACCTGAAGTCCGCTCTGGAGGGCGCCGTCGGCTAG